The Niastella koreensis GR20-10 genome includes a window with the following:
- a CDS encoding YybH family protein encodes MRSLPLFILSFFIIQHALAQDKDDQTIRKVLSDQTIAWNKGNIEDFMKGYWNNDSLMFIGKNGVTYGYQNTLMNYKKNYNNADAMGTLSFDLIKVQRLSPEYYFVVGKWHLKRSIGDVGGHYNLLFRKVNGTWVIVADHSS; translated from the coding sequence ATGAGAAGTTTGCCTTTATTCATTCTCTCCTTTTTTATAATTCAGCACGCGCTCGCCCAGGATAAAGATGACCAAACCATTCGCAAAGTACTGAGCGATCAAACCATTGCCTGGAACAAAGGGAATATAGAAGATTTTATGAAAGGGTACTGGAACAACGACTCCCTGATGTTTATTGGTAAGAATGGTGTAACATATGGCTATCAGAACACACTAATGAATTATAAAAAGAATTACAACAATGCCGACGCTATGGGAACCCTGTCGTTCGACCTGATTAAAGTGCAGCGCCTGAGCCCCGAATATTATTTTGTGGTAGGCAAATGGCACTTGAAAAGGAGTATCGGCGATGTGGGCGGCCACTATAACTTACTTTTCCGGAAAGTTAATGGTACCTGGGTAATTGTAGCTGACCATAGTAGTTAA
- a CDS encoding hydroxypyruvate isomerase family protein produces MANQSRRVAIKNLVAGTAALGTANMLSSFTTTEEIKSTALKGNINHSVCRWCYGSISLEDLCVAVKKIGFSAIDLVGPKEWPTLQKYGIFSSMCNGAELNLVDGWNDKKFHPQLIKNYTEMIPLVAKAGYKQLICFSGSRRGIDDETGWNNCAEGLKQIMGLAEKNKVEIVMELLNSKVNHKDYQCDRTAWGVELCKRTGSENFKLLYDIYHMQIDEGDVIRTIKDNHQYISHYHTGGVPGRNEIDETQELYYPAIMKAIVDLGFKGYVAQEFIPTPKTNEEKLVSLEKGIKICDV; encoded by the coding sequence ATGGCCAATCAATCGAGAAGAGTTGCCATCAAGAACCTGGTAGCCGGCACTGCTGCGCTGGGAACGGCCAACATGCTTTCGTCTTTTACCACAACTGAGGAAATTAAATCAACCGCCTTGAAAGGAAATATCAACCACTCTGTTTGCCGTTGGTGCTACGGGAGCATTTCCCTGGAAGATCTGTGTGTTGCAGTTAAAAAAATAGGCTTTAGCGCAATTGACCTTGTTGGTCCTAAAGAATGGCCCACGCTGCAAAAGTACGGCATCTTTTCTTCTATGTGTAATGGCGCTGAACTGAACCTGGTAGATGGCTGGAACGATAAAAAATTCCATCCGCAACTGATAAAGAATTATACTGAAATGATCCCCCTCGTTGCCAAAGCCGGTTACAAACAACTGATTTGTTTTAGCGGCAGTCGGCGCGGTATAGACGATGAAACAGGCTGGAACAATTGTGCTGAAGGATTGAAACAGATCATGGGCCTGGCTGAGAAAAATAAAGTGGAGATTGTAATGGAGCTGCTGAACAGCAAGGTAAACCACAAAGATTACCAGTGCGACAGAACCGCCTGGGGCGTGGAATTGTGCAAACGCACAGGGTCAGAAAATTTCAAATTGTTATACGACATCTATCACATGCAGATAGACGAAGGGGATGTAATAAGAACGATCAAAGACAATCACCAGTACATTTCCCATTATCATACCGGTGGTGTTCCCGGAAGGAATGAAATTGATGAAACACAGGAATTATATTATCCTGCTATCATGAAGGCCATCGTTGACCTTGGTTTTAAAGGCTATGTAGCGCAGGAATTTATTCCAACACCAAAAACCAATGAAGAAAAATTGGTGTCACTGGAAAAAGGAATTAAAATTTGTGATGTATAA
- a CDS encoding c-type cytochrome, with product MKKLLVFAALCTAVACGSADNKKGTEEKPAEGASTSTPAPEASANDKGLDMIVSLDCTTCHKINEKNIGPAYTDVAKKYETTDANIETLANKVIKGGSGNWGSVPMTPHPALSVDSAKEMVRYILNLKNAK from the coding sequence ATGAAGAAATTACTCGTTTTTGCTGCTTTATGTACAGCCGTTGCCTGCGGTTCTGCAGACAATAAAAAGGGCACAGAAGAAAAACCCGCTGAAGGCGCCAGCACTTCTACTCCTGCGCCGGAAGCCAGCGCCAATGACAAAGGCCTGGATATGATCGTTTCGCTCGATTGTACTACCTGTCACAAGATCAATGAAAAAAATATCGGTCCTGCTTACACCGATGTAGCAAAAAAGTATGAAACCACCGATGCCAATATTGAAACCCTTGCTAACAAGGTAATCAAAGGCGGATCTGGTAACTGGGGGTCTGTTCCAATGACACCACATCCGGCATTGAGTGTAGACAGTGCCAAGGAAATGGTTCGCTACATACTGAACTTAAAAAATGCAAAATAA
- a CDS encoding GMC oxidoreductase translates to MPDNVYDAIVVGSGIAGGWAAKELTEKGLKVLLLERGENIEHIKDYKSANKAPWEFPHRGGKTTEMTKEYPVLDRDYPLNEMNLNYWTNEKDCPYTETKRFDWFRGYHVGGRSLMWGRQSYRWSDLDFGANAKDGHGVDWPIRYKDIASWYDHVEKFAGISGSREGLAHLPDGQFQPGMELNCVEKDVAARLKEHYKGERHLFIGRVANITQPLPGRTNCQYRNKCWLGCPFGGYFSTQSSTLPAAVATGNLTLRPFSLVTKVLYDKDKKKATGVEVLDTQDNKTYEYKSKVVFLCASAFNSTWVLFNSATDIWPGGLGSSSGELGHNVMDHHFRTGAEGIVEGFDDKYYFGRRPTGFYIPRFRNTGSDKRDYVRSFGYQGGASRQGWNRQIAELGIGAELKSALSEPGPWSLGMTAFGEILPYHENTISLDKTKKDKWGLPVLAIDCEIRDNEKKMRVDMKNDAMEMLTAAGLKDVKPSESDYFMGMGIHEMGTARMGKDPKTSVLNAHNQVWDAQNVYVTDGACMTSAACVNPSLTYMALTARAVDHAVSELKKGNI, encoded by the coding sequence ATGCCAGATAATGTTTATGATGCTATTGTCGTAGGGTCAGGAATTGCAGGCGGATGGGCAGCAAAAGAATTAACCGAAAAAGGATTGAAAGTTTTGTTGCTGGAACGTGGCGAAAATATTGAGCACATTAAAGATTATAAAAGCGCCAACAAAGCTCCCTGGGAATTCCCGCATCGTGGTGGTAAAACCACAGAGATGACTAAAGAATATCCTGTACTGGACAGAGATTACCCACTGAATGAAATGAACCTGAACTACTGGACGAACGAAAAGGATTGTCCGTACACCGAAACAAAACGTTTCGACTGGTTCCGGGGCTATCATGTGGGTGGCCGTTCGCTGATGTGGGGCCGCCAAAGCTATCGTTGGAGCGATCTGGATTTTGGCGCCAATGCAAAAGACGGCCATGGCGTTGACTGGCCGATCCGTTATAAAGACATCGCATCCTGGTACGATCATGTTGAGAAATTTGCCGGGATCAGTGGTTCCAGGGAAGGACTGGCGCATTTACCCGACGGACAGTTTCAACCCGGAATGGAGTTGAACTGCGTGGAGAAAGATGTAGCCGCCCGCCTGAAAGAACATTACAAAGGAGAACGTCATTTATTTATAGGCCGGGTGGCCAATATCACCCAACCTTTACCGGGCAGAACCAATTGCCAGTACCGCAACAAATGCTGGCTGGGTTGTCCGTTTGGCGGGTATTTCAGCACGCAATCATCTACGCTGCCGGCAGCAGTAGCCACCGGCAATTTAACGCTGCGTCCTTTTTCCCTGGTGACAAAAGTGTTGTACGATAAAGACAAGAAAAAAGCCACTGGCGTAGAAGTGCTGGATACGCAGGATAATAAAACCTACGAGTATAAATCGAAAGTGGTATTCCTGTGCGCCTCTGCCTTTAACAGCACCTGGGTGTTGTTCAACTCTGCTACCGACATCTGGCCTGGGGGTTTGGGCAGCAGCAGTGGCGAATTGGGCCATAATGTAATGGACCATCACTTCCGCACGGGTGCAGAAGGTATTGTCGAAGGCTTCGACGACAAATATTACTTCGGCCGCCGTCCCACAGGTTTTTACATTCCGCGTTTCCGCAATACAGGCAGCGACAAAAGAGATTATGTTCGCAGTTTTGGTTACCAGGGTGGCGCCAGCCGCCAGGGTTGGAACCGCCAGATTGCTGAACTGGGCATTGGCGCCGAACTGAAGAGCGCATTATCAGAACCAGGTCCGTGGTCGCTTGGAATGACCGCCTTTGGCGAAATACTACCCTACCACGAGAACACGATCTCCCTCGATAAAACAAAAAAAGATAAATGGGGCTTACCGGTACTGGCCATAGATTGTGAAATAAGGGATAATGAGAAGAAGATGCGCGTTGATATGAAGAACGACGCCATGGAAATGCTGACAGCCGCCGGGTTAAAAGATGTTAAACCATCTGAAAGCGATTATTTCATGGGCATGGGTATACATGAAATGGGTACGGCCCGCATGGGTAAAGACCCCAAAACTTCTGTGCTGAATGCGCACAACCAGGTTTGGGACGCACAGAATGTATATGTAACCGACGGCGCCTGTATGACATCTGCTGCCTGCGTTAACCCCTCACTTACCTACATGGCATTAACAGCCCGCGCCGTTGACCATGCTGTAAGCGAATTGAAAAAAGGAAATATTTAA
- a CDS encoding MFS transporter, whose protein sequence is MQQPTIHRGQLFLASCSALLVTSLSFGIRAGILGQLGVDFHLNASELGTIAATAFWGFPLAVIIGGMVVDIIGMKKLLLLACVFHLVGILLTVFASGYWTLFLSTLLIGIANGTVEAACNPLVAAIYPENKTTKLNHFHLWFPGGIFIGTLIVFLYNKAGIGPIGSWDPWKVQVAVMLIPTLIYGYLVSRLKFPVTERVAAGVSTSEMYKALATPLFVFMIVCMFGTAITELFTGQWIDVLLKNVTDNPLLILTLETGVMVVGRGLAEPVVHKLSPQGVLLISSVLAALGIYLLGHTTGNMVFAGALIFGMGVCYFWPTMLGFVSENLPKTGAVGLNFMGGAGMFAVSVYMILMGSHYDKLLGDKLPAGADLKAYTNAPGGSEMANALAEAKKAAGPQILDTTLIIPIILVFAFTGLVVYMRGRKKTQLLTPVSA, encoded by the coding sequence ATGCAACAACCAACGATTCATCGCGGCCAGCTATTTTTGGCCAGTTGTTCAGCTCTTTTAGTGACCTCATTGTCATTCGGCATCCGTGCCGGGATCCTGGGCCAGTTAGGTGTAGACTTTCACCTCAATGCCTCGGAACTGGGTACCATTGCAGCCACTGCCTTCTGGGGCTTTCCTTTAGCCGTGATCATTGGCGGTATGGTCGTTGATATTATAGGCATGAAAAAATTATTACTGCTTGCCTGTGTGTTTCACCTTGTGGGTATTTTGCTAACAGTTTTTGCAAGCGGTTACTGGACGTTATTTCTCTCCACCTTATTAATAGGAATAGCTAACGGAACTGTAGAAGCAGCCTGTAATCCACTGGTGGCAGCTATCTATCCTGAGAACAAAACCACCAAATTAAATCACTTCCATCTCTGGTTCCCCGGTGGCATTTTTATTGGTACACTCATCGTATTTCTTTATAACAAAGCCGGTATTGGACCCATTGGCAGCTGGGATCCCTGGAAAGTACAGGTGGCAGTGATGCTGATACCCACATTAATTTATGGTTACCTGGTTTCCCGCCTTAAATTCCCGGTTACCGAGCGGGTGGCTGCAGGTGTTTCAACAAGCGAAATGTACAAGGCATTAGCCACTCCGCTGTTCGTTTTTATGATCGTCTGCATGTTTGGCACCGCCATCACAGAGTTGTTTACCGGTCAATGGATAGATGTACTCCTGAAAAACGTTACCGATAATCCTCTGTTGATCCTCACGTTGGAGACCGGTGTAATGGTGGTTGGCCGCGGACTGGCAGAACCTGTAGTGCATAAATTATCTCCCCAGGGTGTACTGCTGATCTCTTCCGTATTAGCTGCATTGGGAATATATCTGTTAGGACATACTACCGGAAACATGGTATTTGCCGGCGCCCTTATTTTTGGAATGGGTGTATGTTATTTCTGGCCCACCATGTTGGGTTTTGTGTCAGAAAATCTTCCCAAAACCGGTGCGGTTGGGTTGAATTTTATGGGCGGAGCCGGCATGTTTGCCGTTTCTGTTTATATGATACTTATGGGCAGCCATTACGATAAACTGCTGGGTGATAAATTACCAGCAGGCGCCGATCTGAAAGCGTACACCAATGCGCCCGGCGGATCAGAAATGGCGAATGCCCTGGCCGAAGCTAAAAAAGCAGCAGGCCCGCAAATTCTGGATACCACATTAATAATACCGATTATACTTGTTTTTGCATTTACCGGATTGGTTGTTTACATGCGTGGAAGAAAGAAGACGCAATTGTTAACACCTGTTAGCGCATAA
- a CDS encoding gluconate 2-dehydrogenase subunit 3 family protein: protein MNRRDALSRVALLLGGTVIGGEFFLSGCTSTDKKLGQSVDFTADDLAYLDEIAETIIPATDTPGAKDAKVGQFMGVMVKDCYKPNEQKVFLEGMNKLNEASKKKFSGNGFMKITPEQRKELLNELDKEQKAYAKDKKKEDDPHYFTLMKQLTLLGYFTSEPGATKALRYVPVPGRFDACIPYKKGDKAWAL from the coding sequence ATGAACAGAAGAGACGCTTTATCCCGTGTTGCCTTGTTATTAGGAGGAACCGTGATAGGAGGTGAATTTTTTCTGAGCGGTTGCACCAGCACTGATAAAAAGCTCGGCCAGTCTGTTGACTTTACTGCCGACGATTTGGCTTACCTGGATGAAATAGCAGAAACAATTATTCCTGCTACCGATACTCCTGGTGCCAAAGATGCCAAAGTAGGCCAGTTCATGGGCGTTATGGTAAAGGATTGCTATAAACCAAATGAACAGAAAGTGTTCCTGGAAGGAATGAATAAATTGAACGAAGCCAGCAAGAAAAAATTCAGCGGTAACGGGTTTATGAAAATAACACCCGAACAACGCAAAGAGCTGCTGAACGAACTGGATAAAGAACAAAAGGCTTACGCAAAAGATAAAAAGAAGGAAGATGATCCGCACTATTTCACTCTGATGAAACAGCTGACCCTGTTGGGTTACTTTACATCAGAGCCAGGCGCTACCAAGGCCCTGAGATATGTGCCGGTTCCAGGCCGCTTTGATGCCTGCATTCCTTACAAAAAAGGCGATAAAGCCTGGGCGCTGTAA
- a CDS encoding GMC oxidoreductase, producing MPGDSLNVHLNTKATAQNTYDAIVVGSGISGGWAAKELCEKGLKTLVLERGRNVEHIKDYAGTEKDIWDLTHRNKLTAEDKKSSPIQSKCYAFDEVSKKFFVNDLENPYTQVKPFDWVRGNHVGGRSLMWGRQSYRWSDLDFGANARDGHGVDWPIRYNDLASWYSYVEKFAGINGNRDGLPQLPDGEFLPAMEMNCLEKHVAARIKESFSDRAMIIGRSANHTKQIGSRGPCQYRNKCHQGCPFGGYFSSNSATLPAATATGNLTLRPFSIVLDVLYDKDKKRATGVRILDSETMKTEEYYAKVVFLNASTLGTAHILLNSVSDAFPNGFGNSSAQVGHNLMDHHYGIGARGEYDGFEDQYFYGRRPNGIYVPRFRNINDKTKRTDYVRGFGYQGGASRSRVDSAEGIGIELKEKLTEPGNWTMQLGAWGEHLPYYENKVTLNKEKKDKWGLPTLDIDCEFRENEKTMRKDMGECAVEMLEKAGLKNVKTFDYDFAPGFCIHEMGTARMGRDPKTSVLNGNNQMHDVKNVYITDGACMASSACQNPSLTYMALTARAADHAVSELKKGNL from the coding sequence ATGCCTGGAGATTCTCTAAACGTACACCTGAACACAAAAGCAACCGCACAAAACACCTATGATGCTATAGTAGTAGGATCGGGAATAAGTGGAGGCTGGGCCGCCAAAGAATTATGCGAAAAAGGATTGAAGACGCTGGTACTGGAACGCGGCAGAAATGTTGAACACATAAAAGATTACGCCGGAACAGAAAAGGACATCTGGGATTTAACCCACCGCAATAAGTTAACGGCAGAAGATAAAAAAAGCAGTCCCATCCAAAGCAAATGTTATGCTTTTGATGAGGTATCGAAGAAGTTCTTTGTAAACGATCTGGAGAATCCATACACCCAGGTAAAACCTTTCGATTGGGTACGTGGTAACCATGTAGGGGGCCGCTCACTCATGTGGGGCCGCCAAAGCTACCGCTGGAGCGACCTTGATTTTGGCGCCAATGCCCGGGATGGCCATGGCGTTGACTGGCCCATTCGCTACAATGACCTGGCCAGCTGGTACAGCTATGTGGAGAAGTTTGCCGGTATAAATGGAAACCGCGATGGCCTGCCACAACTGCCCGATGGGGAGTTTTTGCCAGCCATGGAAATGAACTGCCTGGAGAAACACGTGGCTGCCCGCATTAAAGAGAGCTTTAGCGACCGCGCCATGATCATAGGCCGTTCAGCCAACCATACCAAACAAATTGGTAGCCGTGGTCCCTGCCAGTACCGTAACAAATGCCACCAGGGTTGTCCGTTCGGCGGCTATTTCAGCAGTAATTCGGCCACATTGCCGGCGGCAACGGCAACAGGTAATTTAACCCTGCGCCCGTTTTCGATAGTGCTGGATGTGTTGTACGATAAAGATAAAAAGCGCGCTACCGGCGTTCGCATCCTGGATTCGGAGACCATGAAAACCGAAGAGTACTATGCGAAAGTGGTTTTCCTGAATGCCTCCACCCTGGGTACAGCACACATTCTGTTAAACTCCGTTTCGGATGCATTCCCCAACGGATTTGGTAACAGCAGTGCGCAGGTTGGCCATAACCTGATGGACCACCATTATGGTATTGGGGCCCGTGGCGAGTATGATGGATTTGAAGATCAGTATTTTTATGGCAGAAGACCGAATGGGATCTATGTACCCCGGTTCAGAAATATCAACGACAAAACAAAACGTACCGATTATGTACGTGGTTTTGGTTACCAGGGTGGCGCCAGTCGCAGCCGCGTTGATAGTGCAGAAGGCATAGGTATTGAACTGAAGGAAAAACTCACTGAACCCGGCAACTGGACGATGCAGTTGGGCGCCTGGGGCGAGCACCTGCCTTACTATGAGAACAAAGTAACGCTGAATAAAGAGAAGAAAGATAAATGGGGATTGCCAACGCTCGATATCGATTGTGAATTCAGGGAAAACGAAAAGACCATGCGAAAAGACATGGGAGAATGTGCGGTTGAAATGCTGGAAAAAGCAGGGTTGAAAAATGTGAAGACTTTCGACTATGATTTTGCCCCTGGTTTTTGTATCCATGAAATGGGAACTGCCCGGATGGGAAGAGATCCTAAAACTTCGGTACTGAATGGCAATAACCAAATGCACGATGTAAAAAATGTGTATATCACCGATGGCGCTTGTATGGCTTCATCTGCCTGTCAAAATCCATCGTTAACGTACATGGCGCTTACAGCCCGCGCCGCAGATCATGCAGTGAGTGAACTGAAGAAGGGCAATCTGTAA
- a CDS encoding TIM barrel protein: MYNRRNFLKATGALGAGILISRSAFSMGNAFAPNGSISKFGLQLWSVRDDLSKDVKGTLKLLSGYGYKQIEGFEGKQGIFWGMTNKEFKKYMDELGLAFISTHCDINKDFETKAAQAGEIGMKYLICPSLGGPKTIDDFKRAADKFNACGDICKKNGLRFAYHNHGYSFTEIDGKMPQDIMMEGTNKDTVDFEMDIYWVVTAGADPIAWLNKYPGRFKLCHVKDRKKGADPKEHDASADLGSGSIDFKKILKAGSTKGLQYYIVEQELWDNSTPLKSAEADAAYMKKFKM; the protein is encoded by the coding sequence ATGTACAATAGAAGAAATTTTCTCAAAGCAACCGGAGCACTCGGAGCAGGAATACTTATTTCAAGATCGGCTTTCTCAATGGGCAATGCATTTGCACCCAATGGTTCTATCAGTAAATTTGGTTTGCAGTTGTGGTCGGTGCGCGACGATCTGTCAAAAGATGTGAAGGGCACATTGAAATTGTTATCCGGATATGGTTATAAACAAATTGAGGGTTTTGAAGGCAAGCAGGGGATTTTCTGGGGTATGACCAATAAGGAATTCAAAAAGTACATGGATGAACTGGGTCTCGCATTCATTTCAACCCATTGCGATATCAATAAAGATTTTGAAACCAAAGCGGCGCAGGCAGGTGAAATTGGGATGAAATACCTGATCTGTCCAAGTTTGGGTGGTCCCAAAACGATCGATGACTTTAAAAGAGCCGCCGATAAGTTCAATGCCTGTGGCGACATTTGTAAAAAGAACGGGTTGCGTTTTGCCTATCACAACCATGGCTACAGCTTTACCGAAATAGATGGTAAGATGCCGCAGGATATTATGATGGAGGGCACCAATAAAGATACCGTTGATTTTGAAATGGATATTTACTGGGTAGTTACTGCCGGCGCTGATCCTATTGCCTGGCTGAACAAATACCCTGGCCGGTTCAAACTGTGTCACGTAAAAGACCGTAAGAAAGGGGCGGATCCAAAAGAGCACGATGCCTCCGCTGACCTGGGTTCTGGCAGTATAGATTTTAAAAAGATCCTGAAAGCAGGTTCAACTAAAGGCCTGCAATATTATATAGTTGAGCAGGAGCTTTGGGATAACAGCACACCGCTGAAAAGCGCTGAAGCAGATGCGGCGTATATGAAGAAGTTTAAGATGTAG
- a CDS encoding Gfo/Idh/MocA family protein produces MNRKLRMGMVGGGKDAFIGAVHRIAANMDGLIELACGALSVNPETAIDSGKMLFLPDDRIYTNYEDMIKAESKLPADKRMDFVTIVTPNFAHFAPAMMALDHGFHVVIEKPMTFTLDEAKQLQKKVAETGLLLCLTHTYSGYPMVKQARAMVQGNALGKIRKVIVEYPQGWLSKLSEREGNAQAAWRTDPKKSGKAGAMGDIGTHAAHLTEYITGLKIMQLCADLNIMVEGRHLDDDGNVLLKFDNGAAGVLIASQIAAGEENALKIRIYGELGGVEWAQQEPNTLLVKWLDQPMQVLRAGGNYTGVLSTFATHNCRTPGGHPEGYLEAFGNIYRNFALTLSAQIDGVQPTKEMLDFPRVDEGVRGMAFIDNVVKSSTSKEKWTPFEV; encoded by the coding sequence ATGAACAGAAAATTAAGAATGGGAATGGTAGGTGGAGGCAAAGATGCCTTTATCGGCGCTGTTCACCGCATTGCTGCTAATATGGATGGACTGATCGAGCTTGCCTGTGGCGCTCTTAGTGTTAATCCCGAAACAGCTATTGATTCTGGAAAAATGTTATTTCTGCCCGATGACCGCATATATACCAATTATGAAGATATGATTAAGGCGGAAAGCAAATTACCAGCGGACAAACGCATGGATTTTGTTACCATCGTAACACCCAACTTCGCACACTTTGCTCCGGCAATGATGGCGCTTGACCATGGCTTTCACGTGGTGATTGAAAAACCAATGACCTTCACGCTCGATGAAGCTAAACAATTGCAAAAGAAAGTGGCCGAAACAGGTTTGCTGTTGTGCCTCACTCATACCTATTCAGGTTACCCGATGGTAAAACAGGCGCGTGCCATGGTACAGGGCAATGCGTTGGGTAAGATCAGAAAAGTAATTGTTGAATATCCGCAAGGCTGGTTAAGCAAGCTCAGCGAACGCGAAGGCAATGCGCAGGCTGCCTGGAGAACCGATCCTAAGAAATCGGGTAAGGCCGGCGCCATGGGTGATATTGGTACGCATGCCGCCCACCTTACCGAATACATCACTGGTTTAAAGATCATGCAGCTGTGCGCCGATCTGAATATAATGGTAGAAGGCCGTCACCTCGATGATGATGGCAACGTATTGCTGAAATTCGACAATGGCGCCGCCGGTGTTTTAATAGCTTCACAAATTGCAGCCGGTGAAGAGAATGCATTGAAAATTCGGATATACGGCGAGTTGGGTGGCGTTGAATGGGCACAGCAGGAACCCAATACACTGCTGGTTAAATGGCTCGACCAACCCATGCAGGTACTGCGTGCCGGTGGTAATTATACAGGTGTGTTGTCCACATTTGCTACCCACAACTGCCGCACTCCTGGTGGACACCCCGAAGGCTACCTCGAAGCATTCGGTAATATCTACCGCAACTTTGCATTGACGTTGTCTGCGCAAATAGACGGGGTTCAACCTACTAAAGAAATGCTGGACTTTCCACGGGTAGACGAAGGCGTTCGCGGCATGGCGTTTATCGACAATGTAGTAAAGAGCAGCACCAGCAAGGAAAAGTGGACACCGTTTGAAGTGTAA
- a CDS encoding sugar phosphate isomerase/epimerase family protein: MKTLKGPGLFLAQFMGDQPPFNSLKSICQWAKSLGFAGVQIPTWDSRCIDLQKAAESKTYADELKGLVNECGLEITELSTHLQGQLIAVHPAYDTLFDGFAPEQYRNNPKARTEWAVQQLRYAAQASQNLGLNAHATFSGALLWPTVYPWPQRPAGLVETGFKELANRWLPILNKFDEHGVDLCYEIHPGEDLHDGISYEMFLQHTNNHPRACLLYDPSHFVLQCLDYLEYIDNYHERIRMFHVKDAEFNPTGKQGVYGGYQNWIDRAGRFRSLGDGQVDFKSIFSKLAAYDYPGWAVLEWECCIKHPEDGAREGAPFIKDHIIRVTEKAFDDFAGTGNNEEFNRAVLGLK; the protein is encoded by the coding sequence ATGAAAACGTTAAAAGGACCTGGATTATTCCTCGCCCAGTTTATGGGCGATCAGCCACCGTTCAATTCGCTTAAATCAATATGCCAGTGGGCTAAAAGCCTGGGGTTTGCAGGTGTGCAAATACCTACCTGGGATAGCCGCTGTATCGACCTTCAAAAAGCAGCCGAAAGTAAAACTTATGCCGATGAGCTGAAAGGCCTCGTAAACGAATGCGGACTGGAGATCACTGAACTCTCCACCCATTTGCAGGGGCAACTTATAGCCGTTCACCCGGCTTATGATACCCTGTTCGATGGTTTTGCCCCCGAACAATATCGCAACAATCCCAAGGCGCGTACCGAATGGGCCGTGCAACAACTGCGGTATGCCGCCCAGGCTTCGCAAAATCTGGGATTGAACGCACACGCCACTTTCAGCGGTGCGCTGTTATGGCCTACGGTTTATCCCTGGCCACAACGCCCCGCCGGACTGGTTGAAACCGGTTTTAAAGAACTGGCCAATCGCTGGTTGCCCATCCTCAACAAATTTGATGAACATGGCGTAGACCTTTGTTATGAAATACATCCCGGTGAAGACCTGCACGATGGTATTTCGTATGAGATGTTCTTACAGCATACCAACAACCACCCACGCGCCTGTTTGCTATACGATCCATCGCACTTCGTATTGCAATGCCTCGATTACCTGGAATACATCGACAACTATCATGAGCGCATCCGGATGTTCCATGTAAAAGATGCCGAGTTCAACCCAACCGGCAAACAAGGGGTTTATGGTGGTTATCAGAATTGGATTGACAGGGCCGGCCGTTTCCGCTCACTGGGCGATGGACAGGTTGATTTTAAATCTATTTTCAGCAAACTGGCTGCTTATGATTATCCGGGCTGGGCGGTGCTGGAATGGGAGTGTTGTATCAAACATCCTGAAGATGGCGCGAGGGAAGGAGCTCCATTTATTAAAGACCACATCATCCGTGTTACAGAAAAGGCTTTTGATGATTTTGCAGGAACGGGCAACAATGAAGAATTTAACAGAGCCGTATTAGGCTTAAAATAA